From Oryzias latipes chromosome 3, ASM223467v1:
CAGGTTCTTCTTCCAAATAAACCTTCTGCAGATACAGGTTCATCCAAATAAGCCACCCTGTCCTTCTCTGGGATGTAAGAAAAAGTGAGCCACAAGTGTTACTGAGCCACGAAAGTGAAAGCCATCCTTCTTCAAAGAGAGAGCGCTGCACAGTGGGATATTAAGAGGATATGATCTGTGGCAAATCTAACCTCGTTAAGCAGGAGGTCCAGTGGGCAGATAGCTGTGCACCAAGCTCTGCCAGGCACATAGCCTGTTAGGTGTAGAGCATAGTCATGGAGCTCATAGCCTGGCTGTGCCGGCTTGCGCTCTAGCTGACCAGCAGAAAATCTGCAATGCATTGATGGCAGCGTGGTGGGGCCAGTCACACCATGTTTGTGGGACAGCGCGAGATAAGTTACCAAAGACTGCTTCATAGGTAGAGGATGGACCAGGCTTGCTTTCTCAGCCCCTTCCAACAACGTCCAGATACTGACCTTAGCCGTGTGCCGTTGCGCACATGGACAGAGGTCTGCTCTATGATGACATTGAATCTGAGGCAAGCAGTTCTTCACAGCTGTTGGTTGAGGTAGGGGGAAAATACACAAACTGAGAAAAAACAGTCTTTAGTAGGAGGAAGCGAGGGCCACTCCACACCGAACTTTCCTGCCACACGGCAGAACAAGGACAGGAAAGACAAACCATATCGAGTAGCCAGCGCAGCAGCGCCTTTTTCCTCATAGTTGTCGTAGTCTGCTTACACTCTGCCCGTGGTGTACTTGCTGCACCTGCTCTCCAGCTAGCTCATTAACTTTATGTGGTCCCCCCAGCTAGCAACGAGGGCTTCGACCGAGAGCTTGTCATCGTCTAATTTGGACATAACCTGGTCCTTTGACTCTGACGGCAAGGGGTCCACAAACGTTTTGATCAGCCCCTTCTTTATTAACTTTACGTCTTTCTAAAGTCGAGCACCACAAAAGGTGACACGACTCACAGTTGTGGGGCTCCGTCAACGTTTTCTGAGCATAAGCAACGTCAAGGCAGACAGGACGGGCTTCGTGCTGGTCGTTTTCATGCAAAGAGAAGCCGTACTCCTTAAAGGACAGGAGTGAACAGAATACTTCTGATTCGCTTTCTTGCCCATCACTCAAACTCAGCGCACTGCAGGCAGACAAAGTGGCCAAAAAGGTTATCAACACTAACAGGAACAGTTAAGCTAACTCTGAGTTGGATGAGGACAGATCAGCAGTGCTAGCTAGCAGCAGTGTAGCTAGTTCTGAATCAGAGAGGTGTTGTTAGCAAGAAGAGCGTATGTATTGAGTGAATACGGCACTGACAGGACTTTATAAGCAGGGGACGAACTGCCCGCCAGTCAAATAGAGGTGTCTTCAGCCATACAAGCAAGGGCGTGATATCGTATTATATGTGTTGTTCAAAGTGAATAGactgaaaggaaaaaagggtACAAATGCAGCCTTACTTTTATTTGGCAAGCtgtgaaaaactttattttttttctttcaaagattTCTAAAACATGCACATAAATAATTGTTCACGTCTCTAGCAGTGTGTTGTTGCTGGTACACGAACAACAACGGGGTGGAGGAAAAAGGATGAGAGCCCTCCCACCAGCTCCAGCTATATAAAGGCTTGGTGTCCGGTTTGAATACGTTTTTAGAAGAGTGACACAGCTGCCACCAAAAAAAACGGGGAGTAACTTCAAGAAACCTGTGGAATATTCCTTTAAACCCAACTCTAAAGAGAAGATTCTTTCGATTCCGTCAGCGCATATCAGGTTTGTGCTCTTTCACATTTTGATTTGCTGAGTTTTCAACTGATGGTTTTATCTTTACATTTTGGGGGGTCAAGGTCCATGTGTAGTGGATAGAAAAGGTTATCTTTCTGCTTTTATAAACAGCCCAGCTCTGAGCTCTTAGTGCCTGTGAGAGAATCGACCATAAAGTGTCTGCAACATCAGGTGTTCATTGAACAGCAGCTTTTCCACAACTTGGTTTTTGCTTGGACCCTTCATTGGTAGAACATGTCCTTCACACTGGCCGGGGGCCCAAAATGTGGTTGTAGATTTACATGGCCTAGCAAAATCTGACCTtagataaactttttaaataaatgaatggtgTGTGCAAATAACTGAACGTTTGGACTCTTGTGTAAGAAAGCAAAAGCGCTGCACTATTTAGGATACTGTATACGGTCATTTTACACAGGAGAGGGTAGATGGAAATGTAGATGGCTGTCATTgctaatattattttttatttcattttgtaaaaCTATCATATTAACcagtgctttatttattttccacagGAGCAAAAATGGCAAGAATCTTCCACTCTGTTCTCTTTTGCTGTCTGCTGGTAAcactagcacactgtatggaaCTTGACTTGAATCCTGAGTTGAAGAAAAGGTAAGTTCAATaaaatgtgattgttttttttcaaaaaaggaacaatccGAAACATTATTCAATAAATAGTGCACACTTAGACTAAGCCAGTTTTCTCTCCTCTCTGACAGACTAAGCATATGGCTGGAAAGTAGAATGATACGGGATCTTGACAGCACCACAGCAGAGAAGACAGCAGAGACTCAGCACTTTGTTACACCAGAGGACATCAGGGATACCTTGCTACCACATTCCAGGTAAATCTTTAAGCATAAAATGCCTGGAAAGGTGTAGACCATCTCCAGCTAGTCATCATTTTATATCATCcttcttttttgaaaagaaatgtttagtCAGTCAGTGAACAACTCTGATTAATTCGTTTTCCTTTCTCTATTCTAGTTCTGGCAGCATCGTCCAGACAAAGAGGTCTAAAATCTCCAACAGCCAGTCAAGAAGGCAGGGTTGCTCGCTAGGCACTTGCACAGTACATGACTTGGCACATCGCCTGCACGAGCTAAAGCCGAGGATTGGGAGTCAAAAAGCCATAGAATAAAAAAGACGTCTGTGCAATCTCTAGCTAGCTTCCTTATATTACTTCAGTCTAATACACTTAACAAAACAACCTAAGTATATGAGATATACAgtgtgttttatatatatatatatatatatatatatatatatatgcatatgcacagcttgatttcgcgatatatatatattaggcctgcacaatataccgcaaatttatcgttatcgcaacatcaagctgtgcaatatgcataccgcaaaagaagtcaaaaatcgcaataaatggttaccttaaatgtgctaaaacaaactcatggcagcttgaaatattgaacaaatgaaataaatccttttatgcatttaaccaatcggaaggacccgtttacgttgttgatcaatcagatgagcccttttatgttcgatgtttgcctcctacgtcgacaagggtcatttggagtataatttttaaactgttgcagtaaaatggaaattatgtttttggttgttttgctatttgtttatataccgcaaattatatcgttatcacaatattaatcacaaatatataaaatatataaacaatgcaatatatatataaacctgCTATATGTGGTTggtttttcctcatttctgtACTTATTAGTCAAGCGTCttacaataaaatatttttacaaaaatattcttttgcttttttattattggagATATGCATCTTAAACTTATTTTCCTAACCAAGGGACAAAGATCAGTATTGAATAATACTGAAATGTAGATGCTTTCAACTTCGTACTTGTGCCTTGCATAATTTTGCATCTTCGTGAGGACTGTTTAAATGATGTTGTTAAAGGCAAAGTAACTGCAACTAAggtgatttcttttcttttttttttttagattacacATAATGCTAGAAAGTTCCCATCAGTTGCAAAAGTCTGCTTTATTTTCTGGTATCCACATTATAAAGGGCTTACTGTCACAAATAGCATTACAGTTTCTTGCAACGGTCACTGTAAAGAGCAGATTGCATGCTTGGCATTATTTGAAACTGATCCATCTAGCTCTGAGAACTGGGTCAAGCCAGGGGAGCAAAAGCCTGGACAGAGGAGAGGCTCAGTGATGGGCGATGTACAGATTCCTGGTCAGAGTTGATATGGGGCAAATAATGAAAAAACCagtctttttagaaaaacaactgTGACTGTGCTGTAACTTTCAAGAATTCAGTGGAACTGTAAACAGACATGTCTTTAAAGCAggagtgtcaaactccaggtctCAATGCTACCCTGTCATGCCTACTGGTGGAAAACACCTAATCCATGCAATTTCATTAACTTCACAAGATACAgtaaaagtaaatattattccggtgagttttttttacagtgtattCAGGCTGGACAAATTTGGTCAGCTTTAAGTGAaaaagagtttgtttccccctaTAATCCGGgacaaattttcagtctaaaTACACGCAAGTGAACCCTAGTCCGGGACCAGGAAATGCTctcggacccatctttggaggtggtctcggtttgtttccaatcagactgagctaTGGTTCGCTCTGAGagtcctcagtctgaatacaatctgttCTCTGAGTGGAACAACTGAAGCAAAACGGCCACCGACATAGAATAGGAATGACACAACAGATGAGCCGCGGACAGATGTAAAGCAATGGTTGTCGTgttattaaacagaaaaaagggttcaactgtttagaatttttattttaacacagctgaaaacgcttcttcCATGCTATTCTTTTCTGCGGCGCCGCTGTGACGTCACCctaaaagtttcttttaaaaacaatgctataacaccacaacgatgagaaaCAGCAACTAAATGAAttgtggtcggatgaatgccagctcattaaaacaacttttaacgtgacacacattgcttctcacactgttttcccgacaatctatatgtcattaacacttatcagcgtaccttcataCCTGACGTCTCTTTATcactgcagttgctagcatcctctAAGTTAAAGCAGAGATGGCACGTCTCcttgccagtaaccgccttgcagcattgCCTTTGCCGTAAcaatgtaaaaagtaaaaattgttGTTCCCGACGTTCAAAACTgataaacaaaatataaagttttaataagttaaTTGTCCTGATAAGAATTATAAAGCGCAGCAGGTCCatctttctcttgttgttttgacccgccctcgCAGTCCCTGGCTTGaaactgaagagatctttagtcatgtggttttgtttacaagctttggtctgtTACAGAAAGTCCacttgatgccagtctgaatacagaccaaagaCAAAGTTCGGGACTCGATCCTGAACAAATTAAGCAGACTTAATCCTGACtaagtctgaatacacccttgcTCTTCATTAGATGCTTCCCTATAAATCAACTGTTACTTTGATTACTACAGATAAGAAAAGAATGGCCTTTTTGCCTCCTTTCAGTCTTATGTAAATATAATTCAATTCGCCCTTCTATTGATTGAAGACTGTCTTTTCTGtacaaaatattcatttatcAGTTGTTGTTAAATGCACAATAGTGAAATGAATTGCGTAGAACACAGAAGCATTCAACCtagcggctggatggctcagttggctgagTGTAAGAGTGGCGCATGGAAATCCAGGGTTTGTTTCCTAGGAGCACGATGAGCTTCATTCAGTGTTGGTCCATGGGCTAGACCCTTcgcgctactgcctaactatgtagccacaagggggcccaagcaTGGGTCTCTCTGtgccagcccggataaaattcagggttgtatcaggaagggcattcAGCGTTgaaaatctttgccaaaccacctgtggaaatcagtgaaagctgattggctgtggtgacccctgaagggatatgcagGAGCTTCCAGCCAAATTACAGCAAAGTGAATAGGAAAGACAACCTAACGCCACTCTGGAGTTGGGTTTTAAAAACTGACTAAACTTTGTAAACGATGAAAAACCTTTAATGTCTTTCCATTAAACAACTCAATTCCATACattgcaagaaagaaaaaaaaggggggggggattccATCCCATAATGCCTTGCAGCCACAGTTTAGGGTCCTGAGTTATTTAAAACTTGGGCGTTTTGGTCATTAgtgcagaattaaaaaaaaatcataatttcaTAAATCAAAGTTAAAACCTTGATCAGTTTAAATCTAATTATGTGACAAGTTTTAGAAACAATACACAATTGAATGGAAGTTTGACAActgaatatttaataaaattatgTTGAGGCTAAATTTAAATCATACTTTGAACatttgatgttaaaatccaactGATTCAATCGATGAAAATTGAGGATTATCTGAGTAGATACTACATTAAAGATTTCGATGTTTCTGCAGATCCTTGTGTTCAGAAGTGTCTGGAATTTAAAGTTAACAACACACCTTACATGATTCCTGAGTTAAGtcttagaaagaaagaaaagaagaagtggAAGTGGGGGAGACTGGGATTTttccaacaaaataaaacccaatgggaatttaaaaaaataaaagtgggaGTGAGTTAAAGTGGGTTAAAAATAGGATTTAGAACAGAACACACTCAAtgctcaacaaaaacaaaacagagatgCTACTAGACTAGTGATCAAAAATCGTAAGGAGCTAGTTTGAGTTACAGAGGATGAAGTTGAAATGGGTGGGGTTTGCTCTGGAACTGTGTAGATAAATCCCAGCACTGCACACTAAAGGGTCACATTAATGTTGCTGGTCCCACATGACTGACTGAGTGGCAGTGcgacaaacacacagacaggaTGTACTAGGATTTCGGAATTCAACCAAACTTTCTCCAGACCCAAAATGTTCCAACACGTAACAAACGAACAGACACcgacaaacacaacaacacattgtCTCATTGCGTCGTAAGATGTATTTTTTACCCgtttaataatgattattttACAGGCTAATCAGAACTGtgtgttttcaccttttttttttggctagcCGTGTGGCTAACAGCAAGCTAGGCGCAAAGCTACGTAGCAACAACATCATCACACACCGACTGACGGCCTGGACACACAAACCACCGCTTCGTGACTCGGTCCGCCTTCAGACTTACCGGCTTTCTCCTGATCGTATCCCACCACAACAAAGTAGTCAGCCAATCTAGCCATGTCTTTTGCTTTTCGCCTAATATACCAACACAATTCAGCATTTTTCCTCCTTCCAAAGCACAGCCATGTTTGACAGGAGGAGCGTCACTGCGCTTGCGTGCAAAATCGGGACCCATGCATGGGCGTGGGCCCTCCGGTTTACAAATACAGCTCTGTGCCTGTGCGCAGCCTCTGTTCAAGCCTTGAAAGGGCACTATtttgggggtgtgggggtgaAGAAACccagctttgacattttgatgTGGATTTTCAAGCAGAACAATGTTTACATCTGGGCAATGACCACATTAAAGTTGCTCATACTATTGTGTTGTCAAGCCTGTCCCCAGCTTGACAGGATAGTCATATGGAATCACTGTGTGACTAGATGTATTGGTGTAATTCAGCTTCAAATAAACCGCATTCATCACCCAGTTTCACCAAACATTAAACTTTGTGGCAATTTccctaaatatatatttgttttgaagTGTCATTTATGCCATGTTACGGAGAGTTCAAACCCCTGTGGTTAGTGCAAAAATATtacatgttatttaaaaaacaggaaaagccatcacagaacaaaacacGTGGAGCTTGGCTAAAGCACAAACCATCACTTTTAACAATAGCTGGAACACAGCAAGCCATTTCCTCTGTATTTTTCTCTCAGATTCTGTGTGTTTTCAGTGTATGtctaatttcctttttatttctttggtttgaaagcaaaagaaaaaaacacacacacggaTAAAGTGAAGGCgatgaaaaaggacaaaatatttgtttgtgttaAAGGATTGAAGGATGCAGGCAATTACCATTACGAATGagtcagccttttttttcattgactcATAGAATAATTCGTGCTCGTGggcaaaaaaaatgtccagGAACTCTAGTCACCTTCTGAGATCACTTAAACAGAACATTAATACTTGCTATGTAAGGGACCAGAAAGCAGTACAGGAATTTTATTGTCATGATTGCACCATCTTTTTGAGTAAATTCCAGCGGGGCAGATTACTTGTCTGCTGGACCAAATTATCATTACAAAGCTCTTACCAAACATTTTCAAGTTTACAGAACATGTGTTTGCCATTTATCTATTTTCTGACTTTGAAATATGACAACACCACTGGAATATGGGCCAGAtgagataaaaataaacttggGGAACAGTTTATGATCGTAAAGATATTAGGGAATTATTAATTGGATCCTGATATGTCGGTGGAATTTTGGGTATTAGGTAGTAAGACTAACATGATCCTGTCtttcaggttaaaaaaacaaaacaaaagtgaaagtgTAAAATGATAGTTCATTGAAATTTTGctacaaaaaaatctttctggTTTTTACAACATTTCATAATACAACTGAGGTATTGTAAGGGTTGGAAATCTTTCTGGatcctgtttctgttttcattttaattgatcTTAGAGATTCTTGTTTAAAGCATTTGAAAGCATTCTGTGATTTAAGTTTTTCATCACCGGGGAATTCcaatgaatttttatttatgtaaatcagAAAGTGAGATTCATTAGACTCAGCATTAATCAAAAAACATTGTCTTGTTGTTCAGGCACTTCTTCTGTATGAGCTTGTAATTGGGAAATTCCATGTACCTTTTTTTGAGCTATTTAACACACATATAAACATCAGTCAAAAGCCAATATTTActtcaaaaaatcaaaaacattgcACAGTGTTTTTCATATGCCAATCAATTACTCACCTATTTTCTTCTAATCATCAATGACAGGATCTGAAAAGCTGAGATTTAGCATGAAGCACTCAAGTCTAAAAATTCTGGGAGTGCCCTGAAAGCAAACTAGAGCAACATTCCTTTTCCTATCTTTTCAACAAATAGCTAGACAAActgaaaagagcaaaaacaagaAGCATACTTGAGTGGTCAGAAGAAATAAATACCCGAAGATGAATGTTGAAAGTGCATTTTGAAACATTCAGTGATCATACATGCTGACTAATAAACTCATGAAAACAGGATACAATGGCAGTATCCCTTTTATTTGGTAAGCtgtgaaaaatgttatttttttgtctttcaaagaTTTCCAAAACATGCACATAAATAATTGTTCACGTCTCTAGCAGTGTGTTGTTGCTGGTACACGAACAACAACGGGGTGGAGGAAAAAGGATGAGAGCCCTCCCACCAGCTCCAGCTATATAAAAGCTTGGTGTCCGGTTTGAAGGAGTTATTAGAAGAGTGACACAGCAGCCACAAAGAAACACGGGGTAACTTCAAGAAACCTGTGGAATATTCCTTTAAAGCCAACTCTAAAGAGAAGATTTTTCTGATCCTGTCAACGCATATCAGGTTTGTgttctttaatattttatattttgatttgCTGAGTTTTCAACTGATGGTTTTATCTTTGCGTTGTGGGGGGTCAAGGCACATGTGTAGTGGATAGAAAAGGTTATCTTTCTGCTTTTATAAACAGCCCAGCTCTGAGCTCTTAGTGCCTGTGAGAGAATCGACCATAAAGTGTCTGCAAAATCAGGTGTTCATTGAACAGCAGCTTTTCCACAACTTGGTTTTTGCTTGGACCCTTCATTGGTAGAACATGTCCTTCACACTGGCCGGGGGCCCAAAATGTGGTTGTAGATTTACATGGCCTAGCAAAATCTGACCTTagattaactttttaaataaatgaatggtgTGTGCAAATAACTGAACGTTTGGACTCTTGTGTAAGAAAGCAAAAGCGCTGCACTCATTAGGATACTGTATACGGTCAATTTACACAGGAGAGGGTAGATGGAAATGTAGATGGCTGTCATTGCtaatattaatttttatttcattttgtaaaaCTATCATATTAACcagtgctttatttattttccacagGAGCAAAAATGGCAAGAATCTTCCACTCTGTTCTCTTTTGCTGTCTGCTGGCAAcactagcacactgtatggaaCTTGACGTGAATCCTGAGTTGAAGAAAAGGTAAGTTCAATAAAATGTGATTGTTTCTCTTCCAAAAAAGGAACAATCTGAAACATTATTCAATAAATAGTGCACACTTAGACTAAGCCAGTTTTCTCTCCTCTCTGACAGACTAAGCATATGGCTGGAAAGTAGAATGATACGGGATCTTGACAGCACCACAGCAGAGAAGACAGCAGAGACTCAGCACTTTGTTACACCAGAGGACATCAGGGATACCTTGCTACCACATTCCAGGTAAATCTTTAAGCATAAAATGCCTGGAAAGGTGTAGACCATCTCCAGCTGGTCATCATCATTTTATATCATCcttcttttttgaaaagaagTGTTTGGTCAGTCATTGAACAACTCTGAttaatttgttttcctttctctATTCTAGTTCTGGCAGCATCGTCCGGACAAAGAGGTCTAAAATCTCCAACAGCCAGTCAAGAAGGCAGGGTTGCTCGCTGGGCACTTGCACAGTACATGACTTGGCACATCGCCTGCACGAGCTAAATCTGAGGATTGGGAGTGCCCCCGCCGACAAGATCAGCCCAAAGGGATATGGCCGGAGGCGACGGTCCCTTCCAGAGCGCAGATTGACACTGAGGCAGGAGAGGGGCAGGCTGAGGCCCGTGTGGAGCACAAATGACTCACAAGTTCACAAGCTTGAGGCTCTCTTCAGACGGACatgagtgggactttgaagAAAAGGAGCGAGGGAGTAGCTCTGCAGAGCTAGTGTCCTCCGTTCTGAAATTCTCAAAATGCCTCATACTCTTGCCAAGTATCCTCCAGCACATTTGCCTCGGTCATGAGTACTGAGTCAGAGCAAACCCGGCTGAGTTTCTCCACTGGGTAAACCATGTTGCTTGGTGATGCAGTGCCAGCAAACCTGCAGCCGGCTAAGAGACATGGACGTATagtgtggagcagagcaggtGCTGTTACCTGCGTGGGAGAGGAGAAGCAAGACCACAAATATCTGGCAAAGTGAACTCATCCTCTTATTTTAAGAGAAACTCTCTTTTAGCCATTTGGCACTCTCCTCAAAACCAGGACTTTGATAAACACTACCTTGTATGGACTTACTCCAAAGCACGTATCATCTGTTTTTAAGTGATTGTctgcacttttgtttttatacttcaagAAAAATGAATCATCAGGAAAAGCCTTCATCACAATGCCAAACCCAAAGAAAGGCTTCAGAGCTCAGCTGCTCTCATTCTATATCAAGTTTTGGACACTGTATGAGGGAAAATTACTTAAATTCTGTGAGATATGTACCAGTCCACAATGGATTGAAATATACTTGAATGTGTCATTTGTCTGTACAAAAACATGtgcaatttaatgttttttattactgGTATTTGTATATAagaatctttttatttaaatattatacAGAAGTTGCATTAAAGTACTTATTCAGATAAAGCTATTTttgtacagaaagaaaaaatatgggCATTGTAGCTATTTGTCATTATTCCTTTGGAAACTGTGGTATTTGGATGTATGTTTTATAgttgaaatattttatatttgtagatgtgttttattttattattgtgaaAGGAATAACATTGCCATTCAATAAACATTTgcatacaaaaaaaaccttgtaCTGACATTTGTTCCCACAAAAGCGGCATTCTATTGTCAGGGCGGGGGGGAACAGAGCACCTGGTCCATATTAAGTAAAAGACAGGTTCTCATCAGAGCCTCCTTTTTTCATGGCATTTGCcaatgacacccccccccccaacccccacctTTTACCTCTACCAAAAAAATAGGGCAGACAGAGAGCCAGTCACATTCCTGGTGGGGTCACGAAGCAGAAGCAATCCTAGAGCCGTCAGACTCAAAGGTTGGAAACAAATAATACTATCACTGGAGGGGGGCATGGATGGGTTCTGGTTCAGAGGTACTgcaagagcaaaacaaaaagacatttatttatctttttatagTCTGTAAAGCACGTATGTGATGCAAAAGTAAGTTCTTAATGAAGCAACAAattgctgtaaaatgaaaaaaggaagcaaAGGACTGATCAATCTATGCAGCATTTT
This genomic window contains:
- the adm gene encoding ADM precursor (The RefSeq protein has 1 substitution compared to this genomic sequence), whose protein sequence is MARIFHSVLFCCLLATLAHCMELDVNPELKKRLSIWLESRMIRDLDSTTAEKTAETQHFVTPEDIRDTFLPHSSSGSIVRTKRSKISNSQSRRQGCSLGTCTVHDLAHRLHELNLRIGSAPADKISPKGYGRRRRSLPERRLTLRQERGRLRPVWSTNDSQVHKLEALFRRT
- the adm gene encoding ADM isoform X1, yielding MARIFHSVLFCCLLATLAHCMELDVNPELKKRLSIWLESRMIRDLDSTTAEKTAETQHFVTPEDIRDTLLPHSSSGSIVRTKRSKISNSQSRRQGCSLGTCTVHDLAHRLHELNLRIGSAPADKISPKGYGRRRRSLPERRLTLRQERGRLRPVWSTNDSQVHKLEALFRRT